In one window of Nicotiana tabacum cultivar K326 chromosome 12, ASM71507v2, whole genome shotgun sequence DNA:
- the LOC142167058 gene encoding uncharacterized protein LOC142167058 — translation MQLKLIEPIMPRYVNPNSKGFDSNARCEYHSNTQGHSTENCWTLKKAIENLIEAKAIVVTNNEDTPNITNNLLPTHDNTHFIGMICDDRDYKQSSKTGMVVRTIGPEPKVIVSPPQLAPLMVKGANSSLNLACSEKTILYVPGSTKKVEVQLGGPKLYIPGGIQKIIPNNGLRNITEPVVIRPVAQLLVTNTKSIPWNYNKTVMTYKGKEIVEETGEMGGLTRSGRCYSPEELRKAKQARESHLPVKEPVAEKEAEEFFKKMKLQDYSIIDQLRKTPAQISLLSLLLHSEEHRRVLIKTLNEAYVSEKTTVNQLEKMAERFFEVNRITFSDDDLPEEGASHNRALHLMVKYEGHYVKRVMIDGGSSVDVCPLSTLQQLNINTNRIQTSSVSIRAFDGSKRDTIGEIELTMTIGPVDFNIVFQVLDMETSYNFLLGRPWIHMARAVPSTLHQMDKFECDGQEIIVHGEDDSSVYKDPSIPYIDAKEGCESIIYQAFEVIEVDQVEEGKPILHPRLSATSMMVASLMLRNGYEPGKGLGSSLQGIVNPIAPFSRKNTFGLGFKPTSADIDRAKARKKNGWNLSKPIPHIAYSFVKPQFEEVQNPSTQDDIDGVCQGLKEMFYEINMVQVGEGPSRASVQLIGPDTSLSNWEAIPFPIRKETW, via the coding sequence ATGCAGTTGAAGTTGATTGAACCTATTATGCCGCGTTACGTGAATCcaaattcaaaaggttttgacTCAAATGCAAGATGTGAGTATCACTCTAACACCCAAGGGCATAGTACTGAAAATTGTTGGACATTAAAGAAAGCCATTGAAAATTTGATTGAAGCAAAGGCAATTGTGGTAACAAACAATGAGGATACTCCTAATATCACAAACAATCTGCTCCCAACTCATGATAATAcacattttattgggatgatttgtgatgatcgGGATTATAAGCAGTCTAGCAAGACAGGGATGGTTGTTAGAACCATAGGGCCAGAACCAAAAGTGATAGTGAGCCCGCCGCAATTGGCACCATTGATGGTGAAAGGTGCGAATTCTAGTTTGAACTTGGCATGTTCTGAAAAAACGATTCTCTATGTTCCTGGAAGCACAAAAAAGGTTGAGGTTCAATTGGGTGGGCCAAAACTTTACATCCCCGGAGGCATTCAAAAGATCATTCCGAATaatggtttgaggaatataaCAGAGCCAGTCGTGATCCGACCTGTTGCCCAACTCCTAGTGACAAACACAAAATCTATTCCCTGGAATTATAACAAGACTGtcatgacatacaaaggaaaagagatagttgAAGAAACAGGTGAAATGGGGGGCTTGACCCGCTCTGGAAGGTGTTATTCACCAGAAGAATTGAGAAAAGCTAAGCAAGCCAGGGAAAGTCACTTGCCAGTGAAAGAACCCGTTGCAGAAAAAGAAGCGGAGGAATTCTTTAAGAAGATGAAATTGCAAGACTACTCAATCATTGATCAACTAAGGAaaactcctgctcagatatctttGTTATCTCTGCTTTTGCATTCAGAAGAGCATCGCCGTGTGTTGATCAAAACTCTGAACGAGGCATATGTCTCAGAAAAGACAACGGTGAATCAGCTAGAAAAAATGGCTGAAAGATTCTTTGAAGTAAATAGAATTACCTTCAGCGATGATGATTTGCCTGAGGAAGGGGCTAGCCACAATAGAGCTTTGCATCTTATGGTCAAATATGAAGGGCACTACGTAAAAAGAGTCATGATTGACGGAGGCTCAAGTGTAGATGTGTGTCCTCTTTCTACTCTACAACAGCTGAACATCAACACTAACAGAATTCAAACCAGTAGTGTCAGCATCAGAGCTTTTGATGGTTCAAAAAGagacactattggggaaatcgaaCTCACCATGACAATCGGCCCAGTTGATTTTAACATTGTCTTTCAAGTGTTAGAtatggaaacttcctataattttcttttgggaaggccgtggatccatatGGCCAGAGCTGTACCATCCACCCTACATCAAATGGACAAATTCGAGTGTGAcgggcaagaaattattgttcatggGGAGGACGACTCATCTGTCTATAAAGACCCGTCCATTCCATATATCGACGCCAAGGAAGGATGTGAATCTATCATATATCAAGCATTTGAGGTGATTGAGGTGGACCAAGTGGAAGAAGGAAAACCAATTCTGCATCCCCGTCTTTCAGCCACATCTATGATGGTAGCTTCGCTGATGTTGAGGAACGGCTATGAACCAGGAAAAGGATTGGGATCCTCTCTACAAGGAATTGTGAACCCCATTGCTCCGTTTTCGAGGAAAAATACCTTTGGCTTGGGCTTTAAACCAACATCAGCTGACATAGACAGAGCCAAGGCCCGCAAAAAGAATGGTTGGAATCTGTCCAAACCAATCCCTCACATTGCCtactcttttgtcaagccacaatttgaagaagtccaaaatccttctacTCAGGATGACATTGATGGAGTTTGCCAGGGTCTCAAGGAGATGTTTTATGAGATcaatatggttcaagttggggagGGCCCTAGCCGGGCAAGTGTTCAACTGATTGGTCCAGATACTTCGCTCAGCAACTGGGAAGCAATTCCTTTTCCCATCAGGAAGGAGACTTGGTAG